In Paenibacillus sonchi, a single genomic region encodes these proteins:
- a CDS encoding GntR family transcriptional regulator yields the protein MFELDIRSRKPIYEQLNDKVKELIMHGILRADEQLPSVRTLSSQLTVNPNTIQKAYRELEREGYIYSLQGKGSFVAPLQQGQNESKKAELREELLRLMAEAVYLGFTENEIGALYRQVLEQREKGE from the coding sequence ATGTTCGAATTGGACATCCGCAGCCGGAAGCCGATCTACGAGCAGTTGAATGATAAAGTCAAGGAGCTGATCATGCACGGGATTTTACGAGCGGATGAGCAGCTTCCATCGGTAAGAACCTTGTCCTCGCAGCTTACAGTGAATCCCAATACCATTCAGAAAGCCTACCGCGAACTGGAGCGGGAAGGCTATATCTATTCATTGCAGGGCAAAGGGAGCTTTGTGGCTCCGCTGCAGCAGGGGCAGAACGAGAGCAAAAAAGCAGAACTCCGGGAGGAGCTGCTGCGCCTGATGGCAGAAGCGGTCTACCTCGGATTTACCGAAAATGAAATTGGGGCATTGTACCGTCAGGTGCTGGAGCAGAGAGAGAAGGGAGAATAG
- the qoxC gene encoding cytochrome aa3 quinol oxidase subunit III encodes MKIDASKPLEYSTEENSNKIFGFWVFLGAEIPLFATLFTVYFVMVDRFASGPSGSELFEIGPVLIETFLLLTSSFTIGLAVHAMRLGYKKAMMVFMALTLLMGLGFIGIEIDEFFTYVHEGATLQTSGFLSSLFVLLGTHGAHVSFGFLWGTAIMIQVWRQGINPATANKAFIFSLFWHFLDVVWIFIFSFVYLKGLM; translated from the coding sequence ATGAAAATAGATGCGTCCAAGCCGCTGGAATACTCTACAGAAGAGAACAGCAATAAAATCTTCGGCTTTTGGGTTTTTCTCGGAGCTGAAATTCCGTTGTTCGCTACCTTGTTCACGGTATACTTTGTCATGGTGGACCGTTTTGCCAGCGGACCGAGCGGAAGTGAATTGTTCGAAATCGGCCCGGTGCTGATTGAAACCTTCCTGCTCCTGACCAGTTCGTTCACAATCGGTCTGGCAGTTCACGCCATGCGTCTCGGCTATAAGAAAGCGATGATGGTCTTCATGGCCCTCACGCTGCTGATGGGTCTCGGCTTTATCGGCATTGAAATTGACGAGTTCTTCACCTACGTGCATGAAGGCGCCACGCTGCAGACCAGCGGCTTCCTTTCCAGTCTGTTCGTCCTGCTGGGAACGCACGGTGCGCACGTCAGCTTCGGCTTCCTGTGGGGAACGGCAATTATGATTCAGGTGTGGCGTCAGGGCATCAACCCGGCTACAGCCAACAAAGCATTTATCTTCTCACTGTTCTGGCACTTCCTGGACGTTGTCTGGATCTTTATCTTCAGCTTCGTCTACCTGAAAGGACTGATGTGA
- a CDS encoding polysaccharide deacetylase family protein, whose protein sequence is MPIKKVVLLFMSFFLCFGILQTTADAAGANKSLKLGVNDSLTKITAVPEKNTYYVPLRALAAELKWTLTGVPDGIQVDGGGRTLRLLGNNGGARLQDGTVAQADTFLQDGSLMVPLKVSAYLGYRISFEPDKYLLRVQDGSAALDDTAFVSKYKNELEPPAPAEPAQNPPAAKPGKTLYLTFDDGPSATTPELLDILNKYGVKATFFMLGPNMNRYPSQVKRIAEEGNGLGLHGMTHRKEKFYASASAALAEMNGDNDVLRKITGTGTTLIRPPYGSKPYFTKAFRDKVLGQGYHLWDWNVDSDDWKYKEDSVTIYNTVMGQVHKLQKSKTNPVILMHDQKATLKVLPRLLGSLKKEGYTFGIITKDMEPVNFWKDKR, encoded by the coding sequence GTGCCTATCAAAAAAGTAGTGCTCTTATTCATGTCTTTTTTTCTTTGCTTCGGAATCCTGCAAACTACAGCAGATGCAGCGGGAGCAAACAAATCTTTGAAGCTTGGAGTGAACGATTCATTAACCAAAATCACAGCCGTTCCGGAAAAAAACACCTATTATGTCCCTCTCCGCGCTTTGGCGGCAGAGCTGAAGTGGACCCTCACCGGTGTGCCGGATGGCATTCAGGTGGACGGCGGGGGGCGTACACTCCGTCTGCTGGGGAATAACGGGGGAGCCCGGCTTCAGGATGGAACGGTTGCCCAGGCAGACACGTTTCTCCAGGATGGATCATTGATGGTCCCGCTGAAGGTCAGCGCCTACCTAGGATATAGAATATCCTTTGAACCGGATAAATATTTACTCCGGGTCCAGGATGGTTCGGCGGCACTTGATGACACCGCGTTCGTAAGCAAGTACAAAAACGAACTGGAGCCGCCTGCGCCTGCGGAGCCTGCACAGAATCCGCCGGCGGCCAAGCCGGGAAAAACCCTGTATCTGACTTTTGATGACGGCCCGTCTGCTACAACGCCTGAGCTGCTGGACATTCTGAATAAGTATGGAGTCAAAGCTACATTCTTCATGCTTGGACCGAACATGAACCGCTATCCTTCCCAGGTTAAGCGGATCGCGGAAGAGGGGAATGGGCTGGGACTGCACGGCATGACGCACCGCAAAGAGAAATTCTATGCTTCTGCTTCTGCCGCGCTTGCTGAAATGAACGGGGACAACGATGTGCTGCGGAAGATCACCGGCACCGGCACGACCCTGATCCGTCCCCCATATGGCAGTAAGCCATATTTCACCAAGGCCTTCAGGGACAAAGTGCTGGGTCAAGGCTATCACCTGTGGGACTGGAACGTGGATTCCGATGACTGGAAATATAAAGAGGACAGTGTTACCATCTACAACACCGTAATGGGCCAGGTGCATAAGCTGCAGAAGTCCAAAACCAATCCCGTTATTCTGATGCATGACCAGAAAGCAACACTTAAGGTACTGCCGCGCCTGCTGGGATCGCTGAAGAAGGAAGGCTATACCTTCGGGATTATCACGAAGGATATGGAGCCGGTGAATTTCTGGAAGGACAAACGTTAA
- the qoxA gene encoding cytochrome aa3 quinol oxidase subunit II, which yields MKKKGPLYALFLSLILLLPGCSSLTVLNPKGPSARTLSDTIILSILVMLGVLAVVYILYIFVLVKYRAKKSNEGYIPEHEEGNKVLETIWIVIPIIIVAFLSVVTVKTTNAVENQAKEYKDQTPLVIYASSSNWKWHFSYPEEGIETVNYVNMPVHRAVEFRMYSFGSITSLWIPQLAGQKYAMSDMLTTLHLSADTEGSYMGRNANFSGKGFAHMEFEALVMSSKDYDDWVKEVKETAPKLTEEEFKGLLATDYLGRKTYSSTHLEFSPPPGDHGEHMSGEGKEMDMDNGNMDHQDNKEIHPSPEPSSETEFDSKPNPEVEQPLPSSPVDEHTHDSNS from the coding sequence ATGAAAAAAAAGGGACCGTTATACGCTTTGTTTCTCAGCCTCATCCTCCTCCTGCCGGGATGCAGTTCACTCACCGTTCTGAACCCGAAGGGGCCGTCTGCCCGAACTTTATCTGACACAATCATCCTTTCGATTCTGGTAATGCTTGGTGTTCTGGCAGTTGTCTACATCTTATATATCTTTGTGCTGGTGAAGTACCGGGCCAAGAAAAGCAATGAAGGCTACATTCCGGAGCATGAGGAGGGCAATAAGGTCCTCGAAACGATCTGGATCGTCATCCCGATCATTATCGTGGCCTTCCTGTCCGTCGTGACAGTCAAAACGACCAACGCCGTCGAGAATCAGGCCAAAGAGTATAAAGACCAGACTCCGCTGGTGATCTACGCCTCCTCCTCCAACTGGAAATGGCATTTCAGCTATCCGGAGGAAGGCATTGAAACCGTTAACTATGTGAATATGCCGGTTCACCGGGCGGTAGAGTTCAGAATGTACTCTTTTGGTTCCATTACCAGTCTGTGGATTCCGCAGCTTGCCGGACAAAAGTACGCCATGAGCGACATGCTCACAACGCTTCACCTTTCCGCAGATACAGAAGGCTCTTATATGGGCAGAAATGCCAACTTCAGCGGTAAGGGCTTCGCCCACATGGAATTTGAAGCGCTCGTTATGAGCAGCAAGGATTATGACGACTGGGTGAAAGAGGTCAAGGAAACCGCTCCGAAGCTTACGGAAGAGGAATTCAAAGGCCTGCTCGCCACCGATTATCTTGGACGCAAAACCTATTCGTCCACTCATCTTGAGTTCAGCCCTCCTCCAGGAGACCATGGCGAGCATATGAGCGGTGAAGGCAAAGAGATGGATATGGATAACGGAAATATGGATCATCAGGACAATAAGGAAATCCATCCTTCACCGGAGCCTTCCAGCGAGACAGAGTTCGACAGTAAACCGAATCCGGAAGTCGAACAGCCGCTGCCAAGCTCACCGGTGGATGAACATACGCACGACAGCAATTCTTAA
- a CDS encoding TetR/AcrR family transcriptional regulator: MSDMEDKIRTPRQERSIRTKEAIVQAAMKQFSDKGFHQTNTKQIAAAAGVSTGSFYSYFVDKRAVFIAVLKNYGADLLARIDASMSEINFLTIDRSELIMHLVDTLLISHEAFIGYHRELTIMYHSDEEIKQLMDAQYEAGRIRTLKYLQMGQDELRTEDMEAASVIVFETVSAIVDVISFSQQRIATERLKSELVHMIVSYLYK; the protein is encoded by the coding sequence ATGAGTGATATGGAAGACAAGATCAGAACACCACGGCAGGAACGCAGCATCCGGACCAAGGAGGCTATTGTCCAAGCCGCCATGAAGCAGTTTTCGGACAAGGGTTTCCATCAGACCAATACCAAGCAAATCGCAGCGGCGGCCGGAGTATCGACTGGCAGCTTCTATTCCTATTTTGTGGATAAAAGAGCGGTTTTCATCGCTGTGCTCAAGAACTATGGTGCAGATCTTCTGGCCCGGATCGATGCTTCGATGTCAGAGATCAACTTCTTAACCATCGACCGCTCCGAGCTGATCATGCACCTGGTCGACACCCTTCTGATCTCCCATGAGGCATTTATAGGCTACCATCGAGAGCTGACCATCATGTACCATAGCGATGAGGAGATTAAGCAGTTAATGGATGCACAGTATGAAGCAGGCCGCATCAGAACACTGAAGTATCTGCAGATGGGACAGGATGAGTTAAGAACAGAAGACATGGAGGCTGCTTCCGTGATCGTGTTCGAAACGGTAAGCGCCATCGTTGACGTTATCTCTTTCTCCCAGCAGCGTATTGCAACTGAACGGCTGAAATCCGAGCTGGTACATATGATCGTTAGTTATTTGTACAAGTGA
- a CDS encoding DUF6449 domain-containing protein: protein MTRSRYFFNSSVIRQSLRQHGWIGIIYTLGLLFSLPLQLFMSSYPGADPQKIDTLFRVGGNIQMLFIISLPAAAGLFLFRYLQSRRASDLWHSLPLRREHLLTAHLAGGLGLLLLPVWLTAAVTAMVTPMNGNMYIYQGTDIWSWCLTVSILTLFLFVFSIFVGICTGQTVLQGIIIYILLLLPAVLMELVNLHLNRYLYGYPEWFGLSNDRLVWSPLLHLIVLAEEPYSTGELWAYSGLSLVFIVFSYILYRKRSAEKSGQAIAFTYFNPLFKAGVMLCAMLLAGTYFAAVKPHQAGWVLCSHFAGALLGYIAAEMIIRKTWHILSRRVPLEFAVYGVLLGLLIYIPVSGLTGYEDRVPAAEHIKGVYAGSNYRMYSDDSYNRYASGEIAKVSSGSRVPFSGGQQYIEAVRNLHQTLVTMRPDKNAFPLEGYTRGSRMFTLAYQLDNGRTVVREYLIPAQGFEPEMKAVMGNEDFKRAEYDIQALTTEIESFRLSNRNLVVRITEPEDVQEFKDILIREKLNMSYEDQNEGQLPIAYIQPINKPAEEGSGRATVTVTRNYEWLPSYKELGNWMEQKGFADKIRTTAQDVKSAEIIKDDYKGKLSPEKIYNLELHMSLARQQKLSVVTRDKKLIAGILENQREYSGKNGMYAAKLEYTDGDTQYVSLGGEGLEPALKQLLP, encoded by the coding sequence ATGACGCGCAGCCGATACTTCTTTAATAGCAGTGTTATCCGCCAGAGTTTGCGCCAGCACGGCTGGATTGGAATCATCTATACCTTGGGCTTGCTGTTCTCGCTTCCGCTGCAGCTCTTTATGAGCAGTTATCCGGGTGCCGACCCGCAGAAGATAGATACCCTGTTCCGTGTGGGCGGGAATATACAAATGCTGTTCATCATCTCGCTGCCGGCCGCTGCCGGGCTGTTCCTGTTCCGCTATTTGCAGTCCAGAAGGGCTTCCGATCTGTGGCACAGCCTTCCGCTGCGGCGGGAGCATTTGCTTACGGCGCATCTGGCTGGCGGACTAGGGCTGCTGCTGCTGCCGGTATGGCTAACCGCTGCGGTCACGGCAATGGTTACCCCTATGAACGGAAATATGTACATTTATCAGGGAACGGATATCTGGAGCTGGTGCCTGACGGTCAGCATTCTTACGCTGTTTCTCTTTGTGTTCAGCATCTTTGTCGGCATATGCACGGGACAAACCGTACTCCAGGGAATCATTATTTATATTCTGCTGCTCCTTCCGGCGGTGCTGATGGAGCTGGTCAATCTCCATCTCAACAGGTATCTCTACGGTTACCCGGAATGGTTTGGCCTCAGTAATGACAGATTGGTCTGGTCGCCATTATTGCATCTTATTGTTCTGGCGGAAGAGCCCTACAGTACGGGGGAATTATGGGCCTACAGCGGTTTGTCGCTTGTGTTCATCGTCTTTTCTTATATCTTGTACCGCAAGCGCAGCGCGGAAAAGTCCGGGCAGGCAATTGCCTTCACCTATTTCAATCCGCTGTTCAAAGCCGGGGTTATGCTGTGTGCGATGCTTCTGGCGGGAACGTATTTTGCTGCCGTTAAGCCGCATCAGGCGGGCTGGGTTCTGTGCAGCCATTTTGCCGGGGCGCTGCTTGGTTATATCGCGGCAGAAATGATTATCCGCAAAACCTGGCACATCCTGTCCCGCAGAGTGCCGCTGGAATTCGCGGTCTATGGGGTATTGCTGGGTTTGCTGATCTACATTCCGGTGTCCGGATTAACCGGATATGAGGACCGGGTGCCGGCTGCGGAACATATAAAGGGAGTGTATGCGGGAAGTAATTACAGGATGTACAGCGATGATTCATATAACAGATATGCCTCCGGTGAGATTGCAAAGGTTTCATCCGGCAGCAGGGTGCCTTTTTCCGGCGGTCAGCAATATATTGAAGCTGTCCGCAACCTTCACCAGACGCTCGTTACGATGCGTCCCGACAAGAACGCCTTCCCGCTTGAGGGATACACCCGTGGCAGCAGGATGTTCACCTTGGCTTATCAATTGGATAACGGACGTACGGTGGTGCGTGAGTACCTGATTCCGGCCCAGGGCTTTGAACCGGAAATGAAAGCGGTCATGGGAAATGAAGATTTCAAGCGTGCGGAATATGATATTCAGGCGCTTACTACGGAAATTGAAAGCTTCAGGCTATCCAACCGGAATCTGGTGGTTAGAATTACCGAGCCGGAGGACGTTCAGGAGTTCAAGGATATTCTGATCAGAGAAAAGCTGAATATGTCCTACGAGGATCAGAATGAGGGGCAATTGCCGATTGCGTATATCCAGCCTATCAACAAGCCTGCAGAAGAAGGCAGCGGAAGGGCAACAGTAACTGTTACTCGCAATTACGAATGGCTGCCCTCCTACAAGGAATTGGGCAACTGGATGGAGCAGAAGGGGTTTGCGGACAAAATCCGCACCACCGCGCAAGACGTAAAATCGGCTGAAATTATTAAAGATGATTATAAGGGCAAGCTTTCCCCGGAGAAAATCTACAATCTTGAGCTGCACATGTCTCTGGCCCGCCAGCAGAAGCTTTCAGTTGTTACCCGGGATAAGAAGCTGATTGCCGGCATCCTGGAAAATCAGCGCGAGTATTCGGGCAAAAACGGGATGTATGCAGCTAAGCTGGAATATACAGACGGAGACACCCAATATGTATCCCTTGGCGGGGAGGGGCTGGAACCTGCCCTGAAGCAGTTGCTCCCGTAG
- a CDS encoding ABC transporter ATP-binding protein: protein MIEIRGVSKSFQGEKAVDSLSLTVHKGAIYGLLGSNGAGKTTLLKTLAGIYRPEEGTVKIGGQPVFESPQVKQGLIFMPDSPYFFPQASLKTMAAFYRSVYPGFSDKRFEELGTVFRLDMGRKLSRFSKGMQRQAAFWLALSCRPDVLIMDEPIDGLDPVMRRQIKNLLFQEVAERELTVLISSHNLREIEDLCDHVGIMHHGRMLVEKDLDDLKADTHKVQVAFRDERHADALAAKLQILHQERRGSVDLYIVKGDRERISKVIHVYEPYVFDLLPLTLEEIFIYEMGDAGYDAQPILL from the coding sequence ATGATTGAAATACGCGGAGTCAGTAAAAGCTTTCAGGGCGAAAAGGCTGTTGACAGCCTGTCGCTGACGGTACATAAAGGTGCCATTTATGGCCTGCTCGGTTCAAACGGGGCAGGGAAAACCACACTGCTGAAAACACTCGCCGGCATCTACCGGCCTGAGGAAGGCACCGTCAAGATCGGCGGCCAGCCGGTGTTTGAGAGTCCGCAGGTGAAGCAGGGCCTCATTTTTATGCCGGACAGCCCTTACTTCTTTCCGCAGGCCTCGCTCAAGACGATGGCGGCCTTCTACCGTTCGGTTTATCCGGGCTTCAGCGACAAACGTTTTGAGGAACTGGGCACAGTGTTCCGGCTCGATATGGGACGCAAGCTAAGCCGCTTCTCCAAAGGCATGCAGCGCCAGGCGGCCTTTTGGCTCGCGCTCAGCTGCAGACCGGATGTGCTGATTATGGATGAGCCGATTGACGGCCTGGACCCGGTAATGCGCCGCCAGATTAAAAACCTTTTGTTCCAGGAGGTTGCCGAGCGGGAGCTGACCGTGCTGATCTCTTCGCATAATCTTCGGGAGATCGAGGATCTGTGTGACCATGTCGGCATTATGCATCACGGCCGGATGCTGGTTGAGAAGGATCTGGATGATCTTAAGGCGGATACGCATAAGGTTCAGGTAGCTTTTCGCGATGAGCGCCATGCGGATGCACTGGCGGCCAAGCTGCAAATTCTCCATCAGGAGCGGCGGGGCAGTGTGGATCTGTATATCGTAAAAGGCGACCGGGAGCGGATTTCGAAAGTGATCCATGTCTATGAGCCGTATGTGTTCGATCTGCTTCCCTTGACGCTGGAGGAAATCTTTATTTATGAAATGGGGGATGCCGGGTATGACGCGCAGCCGATACTTCTTTAA
- the qoxB gene encoding cytochrome aa3 quinol oxidase subunit I, producing the protein MDLEKFKVHGEPLIYGAMISIALATIGILVGLTYFKKWGYLWREWLTTVDHKKIGVMYILAALLMLFRGGVDAIMMRLQTAAPEMKFLDAQHYNEVFTTHGLIMILFMAMPFIIGLMNVIVPLQIGARDVAFPRLNAVSFWLFFFGAMLLNISFVIGGSPDAGWSAYFPLASLEFSPTVGNNYYSLALQISGIGTLITGVNFIVTILKMRAPGMKLMKMPMFTWSVLITNVIIVFAFPVLTVALALMMFDRLFGSQFFTMANGGMDMLWANLFWVWGHPEVYIVILPAFGIYSEIIATFSKKNLYGYTSMVFSMLIISLLSFLVWAHHFYTMGQGAMVNSFFSITTMAIAVPTGVKIFNWLFTLRKGRITFTTPMLYTLAFIPIFTIGGVTGVMLAMASADYQYHNTMFLVAHFHYVLIPGAVFAVIAGFHYWFPKVFGFRLNERLGKHSFWWIVISFNVTFFPLFFLGLMGMTRRMYTYSEESGFGPLNMLSFVGAVGLAIGFVLLVYNIYWSTRYMPRDTTSDPWDGRTLEWATHSPMPVYNFAIVPKVQTRDAFWSAKQDNMPLFEDKITKIHMPSNTGKPFILGVIFFFLGFFLVFSMWIPAIVAGVGVLIMLAAMSFDRDHGYYISVDEVMATEKKLMRGETV; encoded by the coding sequence ATGGATTTAGAAAAGTTTAAGGTTCACGGCGAACCCTTAATATATGGAGCTATGATCAGTATCGCACTCGCTACCATCGGGATTCTCGTCGGGCTTACCTATTTTAAAAAATGGGGCTACCTGTGGCGCGAATGGCTGACTACGGTCGACCATAAGAAGATCGGCGTCATGTATATTCTGGCCGCACTGCTCATGCTGTTCCGCGGCGGCGTGGACGCCATAATGATGCGTCTGCAAACGGCAGCGCCGGAAATGAAATTCCTCGATGCGCAGCATTACAATGAAGTCTTTACCACCCACGGTCTGATCATGATCCTCTTCATGGCCATGCCGTTTATCATCGGTCTGATGAATGTTATCGTACCGCTGCAAATCGGCGCCCGCGACGTGGCCTTCCCGCGCCTCAACGCCGTCAGCTTCTGGCTCTTCTTCTTCGGGGCCATGCTGCTCAACATTTCCTTCGTCATCGGCGGCTCGCCGGATGCCGGATGGTCAGCCTACTTCCCGCTGGCGAGTCTGGAGTTCAGCCCGACGGTCGGGAACAACTACTACTCCCTGGCGCTGCAGATTTCCGGTATCGGGACTCTGATTACAGGCGTTAACTTTATCGTCACCATTCTCAAAATGCGCGCTCCAGGCATGAAGCTGATGAAAATGCCGATGTTCACCTGGTCCGTGCTCATCACGAACGTCATTATCGTCTTCGCCTTCCCGGTACTGACCGTGGCGCTCGCACTGATGATGTTCGACCGCCTCTTCGGCTCCCAGTTCTTCACGATGGCCAACGGCGGGATGGATATGCTCTGGGCCAACCTGTTCTGGGTATGGGGCCATCCGGAGGTATATATCGTTATTCTTCCGGCATTCGGTATTTACAGTGAAATTATTGCCACCTTCTCTAAAAAGAACCTGTACGGCTACACCTCCATGGTGTTCAGTATGCTGATTATCTCGCTCCTGTCCTTCCTGGTCTGGGCCCACCATTTCTACACCATGGGTCAAGGCGCGATGGTCAACAGCTTCTTCTCGATAACGACCATGGCGATTGCAGTGCCGACAGGGGTTAAAATATTCAACTGGCTGTTTACGCTCCGAAAAGGGCGAATCACCTTCACTACACCGATGCTGTATACACTGGCATTTATTCCAATCTTCACGATCGGCGGGGTGACCGGTGTCATGCTGGCGATGGCCAGTGCCGACTACCAGTACCACAACACCATGTTCCTGGTCGCGCATTTCCACTACGTGCTGATTCCGGGGGCCGTGTTCGCTGTTATTGCCGGGTTCCATTACTGGTTCCCAAAAGTGTTCGGCTTCCGTCTTAATGAACGCCTGGGCAAGCATTCCTTCTGGTGGATCGTGATTTCCTTCAATGTCACGTTCTTCCCGCTGTTCTTCCTGGGACTGATGGGGATGACGCGGCGGATGTACACCTATTCCGAGGAATCGGGCTTCGGTCCGCTCAATATGCTGTCCTTCGTGGGCGCGGTGGGGCTGGCAATCGGCTTCGTGCTTCTGGTTTACAACATCTACTGGAGTACACGCTACATGCCGAGAGACACCACAAGCGATCCTTGGGATGGACGCACCCTGGAATGGGCTACACATAGCCCAATGCCGGTCTACAACTTTGCGATTGTACCAAAAGTGCAGACCCGTGACGCCTTCTGGTCCGCCAAGCAGGATAACATGCCGCTGTTCGAGGACAAAATCACCAAGATTCACATGCCGAGCAATACCGGCAAGCCGTTTATCCTGGGTGTGATCTTCTTCTTCCTCGGATTCTTCCTGGTCTTCAGCATGTGGATTCCTGCGATTGTTGCCGGAGTGGGTGTGCTGATAATGCTGGCAGCCATGTCCTTTGACCGGGATCACGGCTACTACATCTCAGTGGATGAAGTGATGGCTACAGAAAAGAAATTGATGCGGGGTGAGACTGTATGA
- a CDS encoding MFS transporter, giving the protein MSVRMRRALSFTAIVLGFFMALLDTTIINIALPEMTRHFGGSVSRISWVMNGYNLAFAVFILTASRLADQFGRKKVFIFGVALFTLTSLLAGFATSLGMLILLRVIQGLAGAIIVPVTIPLTTTTFPKEMHGLIIGIWGAVSGVAAASGPALGGILTQNLSWEWIFFVNVPLGVLSIVLTAVFIQESRDDTAGRSIDYGGTLGITGAMFFITYALIKVQDYGWSSGKTLALLGAGLVFLLLFILTQWKGKEPMLPLSLMRIRTFNSASLTLLIVGAALMNLSLLTSFFLTRMMGMTELKAGLVLSMVAVGSIVSSAVSGPLSSKYGSHLFAAAGIVVTGGAMYSMSGLHADSAVAEVVVRLLVAGVGIGLTMAPVMSSAVRNVPEDKVGISSGVTNMAKSLGSVIGVAIIVTVLQHNMDSELGKAGNHLSEAIQADVKLQPIVKTVLAETAASISKEGSAPMGGNSGKADPAAAVAHAVELAAAKLPPAEQKAFAADSANQLREAKLLLSQAGNGMQQAAVEGFRRTFVFAGLLMIPGILFALLSDKRRKPEEPAAVAEPAVLER; this is encoded by the coding sequence ATGAGTGTAAGAATGCGCAGAGCTTTATCTTTTACAGCAATCGTACTTGGTTTTTTTATGGCGCTGCTGGATACGACGATTATTAATATCGCCCTGCCGGAGATGACGCGGCATTTCGGCGGGAGTGTGTCGCGGATTTCCTGGGTGATGAACGGGTATAACCTGGCTTTTGCCGTGTTCATCCTGACTGCTTCCCGGCTGGCTGATCAATTTGGCCGCAAGAAAGTGTTTATTTTTGGAGTTGCTCTATTTACTCTGACCTCTCTGCTTGCCGGGTTCGCAACATCCCTGGGGATGCTGATTCTGCTGCGGGTGATCCAGGGTCTGGCCGGGGCTATTATTGTTCCGGTCACCATTCCTCTGACCACGACCACTTTTCCCAAAGAGATGCATGGCCTGATCATTGGCATATGGGGAGCCGTTTCGGGGGTGGCTGCAGCGAGCGGTCCGGCGCTTGGCGGGATTCTGACGCAGAACCTGAGCTGGGAGTGGATCTTTTTTGTTAACGTGCCGCTGGGTGTGCTGAGTATTGTGCTGACGGCTGTCTTCATTCAGGAATCGCGGGATGATACGGCAGGCCGTTCGATTGATTATGGCGGAACTCTTGGAATTACCGGAGCCATGTTCTTCATTACGTACGCACTGATCAAGGTGCAGGATTATGGCTGGAGTTCAGGAAAGACCCTTGCGCTGCTGGGTGCGGGATTAGTGTTCCTGCTGCTGTTCATCCTTACGCAGTGGAAAGGGAAGGAGCCAATGCTGCCATTGTCACTGATGCGGATACGTACCTTCAACAGTGCTTCCCTGACCCTGCTGATTGTCGGTGCGGCACTGATGAATCTTTCCCTGCTGACCTCCTTCTTCCTGACGCGGATGATGGGGATGACCGAGCTGAAGGCCGGGCTTGTGCTGTCCATGGTCGCTGTGGGCTCCATCGTCAGTTCGGCGGTTTCCGGGCCGCTGTCCTCGAAATACGGCAGCCATCTGTTCGCTGCAGCCGGTATTGTAGTCACGGGCGGTGCGATGTATTCCATGAGCGGGCTTCACGCGGACTCGGCGGTGGCGGAGGTAGTGGTGCGCCTGCTGGTGGCAGGTGTCGGCATAGGCCTTACAATGGCGCCGGTGATGTCTTCCGCCGTCCGCAACGTTCCGGAGGACAAGGTGGGCATTTCTTCGGGAGTCACCAATATGGCGAAGTCGCTGGGCAGCGTCATTGGGGTAGCTATTATAGTGACTGTACTGCAGCACAACATGGACAGCGAACTGGGAAAAGCGGGGAATCACCTGTCTGAAGCCATCCAGGCAGATGTTAAGCTGCAGCCTATTGTCAAAACTGTTCTAGCGGAAACAGCAGCTTCCATCAGTAAGGAGGGGTCTGCGCCGATGGGAGGAAACAGCGGCAAAGCTGACCCTGCAGCAGCCGTGGCACATGCGGTTGAGCTTGCTGCGGCAAAGCTTCCGCCTGCGGAACAAAAGGCTTTTGCAGCGGACAGCGCCAATCAATTGCGGGAAGCCAAGCTGCTCTTGTCTCAAGCGGGGAACGGGATGCAGCAGGCGGCTGTCGAGGGATTCCGCCGGACCTTTGTTTTTGCCGGCCTGCTGATGATTCCGGGGATACTGTTCGCTCTCCTGAGCGACAAGCGGCGCAAGCCCGAGGAGCCGGCGGCAGTTGCCGAACCGGCGGTGTTGGAGCGGTAG